In the Rhizophagus irregularis chromosome 10, complete sequence genome, one interval contains:
- a CDS encoding uncharacterized protein (SECRETED:cutsite_VSQ-EE; SECRETED:prob_0.1976); SECRETED:SignalP(1-24) gives MRSTTVMLVGVIFYVPPVIDEVSQEETIPGKHALKLEDISLISNNRNNNSNQTLNVPWLNSQSSSRSSRTPRGATPRSPRRGRVTLAQMNPTRNQSLASALQANPIPSMNLNTDETTEMDPPQENQEE, from the coding sequence ATGAGGTCAACAACTGTGATGTTGGTAGGCGTGATTTTCTATGTTCCCCCAGTCATCGACGAAGTATCGCAGGAGGAAACCATTCCCGGCAAACACGCCTTGAAACTAGAGGACATTTCATTAATCTCGAATAATCGAAACAATAACTCCAACCAAACCCTGAACGTACCATGGCTCAACTCGCAGTCAAGCAGCAGATCGTCTCGTACTCCCCGAGGAGCCACACCCAGATCCCCAAGAAGAGGTCGGGTGACTTTAGCTCAAATGAATCCTACGAGAAATCAGTCTCTCGCATCAGCCCTTCAAGCGAATCCTATTCCGTCAATGAATTTAAACACGGATGAAACGACTGAAATGGATCCTCCGCAAGAAAATCAGGAAGAATGA